One genomic region from Alteromonas pelagimontana encodes:
- the ahpF gene encoding alkyl hydroperoxide reductase subunit F: protein MLSKEILQALKGYTASMQKEVTFVVQTGEHSKREELVEFLSGIASVSDKIKLEERDTNGVLRSAVSFSLEADGEDTGIRFSGIPGGHEFNSLVLALLHASGTELKVDDSVKGIVQGVKEKLNFEVFISLSCHNCPEVVQALNQFALLNPNISSEMIDGGLYQKLVAERDIQGVPSVYLNGKLFANGKVDAATLIDKLIERDPSLTQANASKSLPLQDVTVIGGGPAGVSAAIYSARKGLKVTLIADRVGGQVKDTMGIENLISVPKTSGPELVGNLVSHMEDYDITLKEHVRVSDIQKGDIKTLTLSSGETVKTRSMIVATGARWRELGVPGEKENVGNGVAYCPHCDGPFFKGKDVAVIGGGNSGIEAALDLAGIVKSVTVFEFMPDLKADQVLINQAQKRDNVTIIRNAATRQIVAENGKVTGIEYQDRATEEVHTKALSGVFVQIGLVPNSQFMKGVIDMTPHGEIIVDNKCNTSESGIFAAGDVTTVPYKQIVISMGEGAKASLAAFEYLLSHEVPEEETSESAAA from the coding sequence GTGTTATCTAAAGAAATTTTACAAGCATTGAAAGGTTACACAGCCTCAATGCAAAAAGAAGTTACGTTCGTCGTGCAAACTGGTGAGCATAGCAAACGCGAAGAACTGGTTGAGTTTCTGTCCGGTATTGCAAGCGTGAGCGACAAGATCAAGTTGGAAGAACGTGATACTAACGGCGTATTGCGCAGTGCAGTCAGCTTCTCACTTGAAGCCGATGGTGAAGATACTGGTATACGTTTTTCCGGTATTCCTGGTGGACATGAGTTTAACTCACTGGTCTTAGCGTTATTGCATGCTTCCGGCACAGAGTTAAAAGTCGATGACAGCGTAAAAGGCATTGTGCAGGGCGTTAAGGAAAAGCTGAATTTCGAAGTATTTATCAGCCTTAGCTGCCATAATTGCCCGGAAGTGGTACAGGCGCTAAATCAGTTTGCCTTACTGAATCCGAATATTTCGTCTGAAATGATTGATGGCGGCTTATATCAGAAACTGGTTGCAGAACGCGATATCCAAGGCGTTCCAAGCGTTTATCTTAATGGCAAACTTTTTGCCAATGGTAAGGTAGATGCAGCGACATTGATTGATAAATTAATTGAAAGGGATCCCAGCCTTACTCAAGCGAATGCGTCTAAATCGCTGCCGCTGCAGGATGTTACCGTAATCGGTGGTGGCCCTGCGGGTGTAAGTGCCGCTATTTATAGCGCTCGTAAAGGTTTGAAGGTTACCTTAATTGCTGACCGCGTAGGCGGGCAGGTTAAAGATACTATGGGTATTGAGAACTTAATCTCTGTGCCTAAAACATCTGGTCCGGAATTAGTGGGAAATCTGGTTTCTCACATGGAAGATTACGATATTACGCTTAAAGAGCATGTCAGAGTCAGTGACATTCAAAAAGGCGATATCAAAACGCTGACATTGTCATCTGGCGAAACAGTAAAAACGCGCTCTATGATTGTCGCTACCGGCGCACGTTGGAGAGAGCTTGGCGTACCCGGCGAGAAAGAAAACGTAGGAAACGGTGTGGCATACTGCCCTCACTGTGACGGGCCTTTCTTTAAAGGGAAAGACGTCGCAGTAATTGGTGGCGGTAACTCAGGTATTGAAGCTGCGCTGGATTTAGCAGGTATTGTGAAATCGGTCACTGTGTTTGAGTTCATGCCTGACTTAAAAGCGGACCAGGTACTGATTAACCAAGCACAAAAGCGTGACAATGTTACCATTATCCGCAATGCCGCTACTCGTCAGATAGTGGCTGAAAATGGGAAGGTAACCGGTATCGAATATCAGGATCGCGCTACCGAAGAAGTGCACACCAAAGCGCTGTCAGGTGTATTTGTTCAAATTGGCCTGGTACCAAACAGTCAGTTTATGAAAGGAGTGATAGACATGACACCGCACGGCGAGATTATTGTAGATAATAAGTGTAATACGTCGGAATCAGGTATTTTTGCTGCAGGTGATGTTACTACGGTACCTTATAAGCAAATCGTTATTTCGATGGGGGAAGGAGCAAAAGCATCACTGGCTGCTTTTGAGTATCTTCTGAGCCACGAAGTACCCGAGGAAGAAACATCGGAGTCTGCAGCCGCTTAG
- a CDS encoding SGNH/GDSL hydrolase family protein, whose protein sequence is MRIKRITRVGLATFLFTAIALSSAVAKTVPADNPAFQYVGRIDFTDPKAPLLSWPGSQVKTTFTGSSVSVILDDDSGNNYYNIILDGNSDAPYVINALQGKHVYWISSALADTSHTIEIYKRTEGEEGATRFLGLDIPDSATVKAPPAAPKRKIEIYGDSITSGMGNEGIFNGRDDLPSQKNHYLSYGAIAARELNAQLHTISQSGIGVLVSWFGFTMSDFYDQLIAVGNNDTQWNFDSWTPDVVVVNLFQNDRALFLDKQRLNPTPSDKDFINAYADFIKTLRGQYPEAKILCALGSMDASAQESKWPEIIRQAVAKQQQAGDKDIDTLIFPFTGYTQHPRVMHHQQNAALLAAKIREMTGWQ, encoded by the coding sequence ATGCGAATAAAACGTATAACTCGTGTGGGGTTGGCGACATTCTTATTTACCGCTATTGCACTAAGCAGTGCAGTGGCAAAGACAGTTCCAGCGGATAATCCCGCGTTTCAGTATGTCGGCAGGATTGATTTTACCGATCCAAAAGCGCCATTGCTTTCCTGGCCAGGAAGTCAGGTTAAAACAACCTTTACCGGAAGTTCGGTAAGCGTAATTTTAGATGATGACAGCGGGAATAATTATTACAACATTATTCTCGATGGTAACTCCGATGCGCCTTACGTTATTAATGCGTTGCAGGGAAAACACGTTTACTGGATCTCCAGCGCTTTGGCAGATACCTCTCACACTATTGAGATTTATAAGCGCACTGAAGGCGAAGAAGGTGCCACTCGGTTTTTAGGACTAGATATTCCAGATAGTGCCACCGTGAAAGCTCCCCCCGCAGCGCCTAAGCGAAAAATAGAGATTTATGGCGATTCCATTACCAGTGGTATGGGGAACGAGGGCATATTTAATGGCCGCGACGATCTTCCTTCACAGAAAAACCATTATCTGTCCTATGGCGCCATAGCTGCAAGAGAGCTGAACGCGCAGCTCCACACTATTTCCCAGAGCGGGATAGGTGTGCTGGTAAGCTGGTTTGGTTTCACCATGTCTGATTTTTACGATCAGCTCATTGCTGTGGGTAACAATGATACACAATGGAATTTCGATTCCTGGACGCCTGACGTAGTTGTCGTCAATCTCTTCCAAAACGACCGGGCACTTTTTTTAGATAAGCAGCGCCTGAATCCAACACCTTCAGACAAGGACTTTATTAATGCGTATGCCGATTTTATTAAAACCCTTCGGGGGCAATATCCTGAGGCAAAAATACTATGCGCATTAGGCAGTATGGATGCCTCAGCTCAAGAATCTAAATGGCCAGAGATTATCCGGCAGGCTGTGGCAAAGCAGCAACAAGCGGGTGATAAAGACATAGACACGCTAATATTTCCATTCACCGGATACACGCAACATCCGCGGGTGATGCATCATCAGCAAAATGCCGCATTACTGGCGGCGAAAATTCGAGAAATGACTGGCTGGCAATAG
- a CDS encoding YgiQ family radical SAM protein, with protein MQATIKADRSLFSYPKYWPHCLGTAPFLPMSKAEMDELGWDSCDVILVTGDAYVDHPSFGMAVIGRVLEAHGFRVGIIAQPDWTSKEDFMKLGKPNLYFGVTAGNMDSMINRYTSDKKLRHDDAYTPGNIGGKRPDRAVTVYSQRCREAFKGVPVIIGGIEASLRRIAHYDYWSEKVRRSVLFDSKADLLMFGNAERPLVEVTHRLAAGEDIADITDIRGTAIIVKQALPDWQGVDSTSLDRPGKIDPISSPYQMEPECDSQDKGNSEAPDTQPIVIQPAERRKPWENVYVKLPAYETVSENKTLYAHTSRILHQETNPGCARALMQRHGDRHIWINPPAMPLETEEMDAVFDLPYQRVPHPVYGEAKIPAYDMIRFSINIMRGCYGGCTFCSITEHEGRIIQSRSEDSIIREIEQIRDTVPGFTGVISDLGGPTANMYRLRCKSPKAEATCRRPSCVYPSICAHMDTDHKPTIDLYRRARKLPGVKKILIASGVRYDLAVEDPEYVKELALHHVGGYLKIAPEHTEDGPLSKMMKPGMGSYYRFKELFDKYSQEAGKKQYLIPYFIASHPGTTDEDMLNLAIWLKENKFKLDQVQNFYPSPMATATTMYHTEVNSLRKVSKDSDAVPSAKGEIHRRLHKAMLRYHDPKNFAQIRQALTKMGREDLIGRGPQHLVPPESADEKRGKAKKAKHGERALTKHTGLPPSGFRTGKRKSPQQRSQTTVTSTPKGKK; from the coding sequence ATGCAAGCTACTATTAAGGCTGATCGCAGCCTGTTTTCCTACCCAAAATACTGGCCGCACTGCTTAGGCACTGCGCCGTTTCTTCCAATGTCCAAAGCGGAAATGGATGAGCTTGGCTGGGATAGCTGCGATGTCATATTAGTCACTGGCGATGCTTATGTCGATCACCCGAGCTTTGGTATGGCAGTGATTGGGCGGGTATTAGAAGCCCACGGGTTTCGTGTTGGTATTATTGCCCAGCCGGACTGGACCAGCAAAGAAGACTTTATGAAGCTGGGTAAGCCCAACCTGTACTTTGGCGTCACGGCCGGCAACATGGATTCCATGATTAACCGCTATACGTCGGACAAAAAGCTGCGTCACGACGATGCCTATACGCCTGGAAATATTGGCGGCAAGCGCCCCGATCGCGCAGTTACTGTTTACTCGCAGCGCTGCCGGGAAGCTTTTAAAGGCGTTCCCGTCATTATTGGCGGCATTGAGGCCAGCTTGCGCCGTATTGCCCATTACGATTATTGGTCGGAAAAAGTGCGCCGTTCGGTATTGTTTGATTCTAAAGCAGATTTGCTGATGTTCGGGAATGCCGAGCGTCCTCTGGTGGAGGTCACTCACCGGCTGGCTGCTGGTGAAGATATCGCCGATATTACTGATATTCGCGGTACCGCTATTATTGTTAAGCAAGCGCTCCCGGACTGGCAAGGGGTAGATTCCACCTCGTTAGATCGGCCGGGCAAAATTGATCCCATTTCCAGTCCTTATCAAATGGAACCGGAATGTGACTCGCAGGACAAGGGCAACTCTGAAGCGCCAGATACCCAGCCCATTGTTATTCAACCGGCAGAAAGACGGAAACCCTGGGAGAACGTGTACGTTAAATTGCCCGCCTATGAAACGGTTAGTGAGAACAAAACCCTTTATGCTCATACTTCACGGATTTTGCATCAGGAAACTAACCCGGGTTGTGCGCGTGCCTTAATGCAGCGCCATGGTGATCGGCACATCTGGATCAATCCACCGGCAATGCCGCTGGAAACCGAAGAAATGGACGCTGTTTTCGACTTACCGTACCAGCGGGTGCCGCATCCTGTATACGGCGAGGCGAAAATTCCCGCCTACGATATGATCCGCTTCTCCATTAACATCATGCGCGGATGTTACGGCGGCTGTACATTTTGCTCAATTACCGAGCATGAAGGTCGAATCATACAAAGCCGATCGGAAGATTCTATCATTCGTGAAATAGAACAAATTCGCGATACCGTGCCTGGTTTTACCGGCGTTATCTCTGATCTTGGCGGCCCTACAGCCAATATGTATCGATTGCGCTGTAAAAGCCCCAAAGCAGAAGCCACATGTCGTCGGCCTTCGTGTGTGTATCCGAGTATCTGTGCGCATATGGATACCGATCATAAACCCACTATTGATCTCTATCGCCGCGCACGGAAACTTCCCGGCGTTAAAAAGATACTGATTGCTTCAGGCGTTCGCTACGATCTGGCAGTGGAAGACCCGGAATATGTGAAGGAGCTGGCCCTTCATCATGTTGGCGGCTATTTGAAAATAGCGCCAGAACATACTGAGGACGGCCCGCTCTCAAAAATGATGAAGCCGGGTATGGGCAGCTACTACCGCTTTAAAGAATTGTTCGACAAATATTCTCAGGAAGCGGGTAAAAAGCAGTATCTTATTCCCTATTTTATTGCTTCTCATCCGGGCACTACCGATGAAGACATGTTAAATCTGGCAATTTGGTTGAAGGAAAACAAGTTCAAACTGGATCAGGTACAGAACTTCTATCCTTCGCCGATGGCAACAGCGACAACCATGTACCACACTGAGGTAAACTCGCTGCGCAAAGTGAGCAAAGACAGCGACGCGGTGCCATCAGCAAAAGGCGAAATTCACCGGCGGCTACACAAGGCAATGCTGCGATACCACGATCCAAAGAACTTTGCGCAGATTCGCCAGGCTTTGACCAAAATGGGTCGCGAAGATCTTATCGGAAGAGGACCTCAGCATTTAGTCCCACCAGAAAGTGCTGATGAGAAACGTGGTAAAGCGAAGAAGGCAAAACATGGCGAGCGAGCGTTAACGAAGCATACTGGTTTACCACCCAGCGGCTTTCGTACGGGCAAGAGAAAAAGCCCGCAGCAACGTAGTCAAACTACGGTTACCAGTACGCCCAAGGGAAAGAAGTAG
- a CDS encoding EVE domain-containing protein yields the protein MGYWLFKTEPDTFGIEDLKHRPQQTEPWDGVRNYQARNFLRDSVALNDKVFIYHSSCKEVGIAGVAKVSRAGYPDETQFNPESAYYDPKASRDNPRWYRVDVTFEQQFARVLPLSTIKATPAIHEIGLVKKGHRLSVMPVSAEEWQILMNMAQGKQ from the coding sequence ATGGGATATTGGCTGTTTAAAACCGAACCAGATACCTTTGGCATTGAAGATTTAAAACATCGGCCGCAACAAACAGAGCCGTGGGATGGGGTGAGGAACTATCAGGCGCGTAATTTTTTGCGTGATTCGGTAGCGCTAAATGATAAAGTCTTCATCTACCATTCCAGTTGTAAAGAGGTTGGAATAGCCGGTGTAGCAAAAGTAAGCCGAGCAGGGTACCCCGACGAAACCCAGTTTAATCCTGAATCGGCTTACTACGATCCAAAGGCTTCACGGGACAATCCACGTTGGTATCGCGTCGATGTCACATTCGAGCAGCAATTCGCACGGGTATTGCCTCTAAGCACTATTAAAGCTACACCTGCTATTCATGAAATTGGATTAGTGAAAAAGGGGCACCGTTTATCTGTAATGCCGGTTAGCGCTGAAGAATGGCAAATATTGATGAATATGGCGCAGGGCAAACAATAA
- a CDS encoding PemB family protein produces MRCVILFLSLLYLSACAQPHPAEAELAPQSELLPTLGPHAFYVDQRLSEHERQPYQFNDLHKAINAAPSGTEAKPTVIYLAPDVYQLQGSPTDRGLYIHQDWLRLVGLSANAKDTVLADNRGHTIGATSKTGSSPAESVFITGTGFSAYNLTIGNYCNVDLVYPRNPALNQPKRTDTITQAYAIGAHHPDKILDKYVFDNVRFISMLDTIALGEVRRVYYHNVYVQGTDDFLGGGNVQVLKNSTIHSYTSRPIYIAGKSGTAFINVQWDIDFAETQPLYLTKMASRLFLKNVNFNDLNNKVTTVHTAPYPKPDIQSYTYNITLNGNPIALQPASTVISLTKKQADILTANALLAGDDSWSPDSNNASSTPSPLAMQIEGPQHLLAGGDSITFTAKSFPKRTVEDITWKVSKPIVDIKNIEEGVVSISSQYNGEYPQKVTLTASAENGIYSNTTFAVKPVKLPAPPFASAPQITLENGKLYLHYKLDLAFAGGIHADKSLIHWYRNDSSGNQTMVATSRLNQPLQQYTLVPADIGQTITAAITPKSQRSDPGKTLTVDYGPVSAASIADNGDTFSVVLLPQQFPTQRQPEIKSGYWTQDTYYPKDQQVNWQAKAERPWRFGKGINGAPEYGLMPASQGARLLYSRSAIYKEMEVLATLDTEKTAAQGFGSPNGQYLEFYIGYNTQTKSGYALRIERTSKYGYATDFTLMHYQNGMGKPLTSSVTATAFNSNTHITLKLDHQMFSAHVSTATPLSKQQREAGLASQVNLVTPVTEINGAGFGLQHTGTVGEGGRFVLKSLRADYR; encoded by the coding sequence ATGCGCTGTGTCATTCTATTTCTGAGCCTACTATATTTATCGGCCTGTGCTCAACCACACCCTGCAGAGGCAGAATTAGCGCCGCAGAGCGAATTACTCCCTACACTAGGTCCGCACGCTTTTTATGTCGACCAACGACTTTCAGAACATGAACGTCAACCCTATCAATTTAACGATTTGCATAAGGCAATAAATGCAGCACCTTCGGGAACCGAAGCAAAGCCAACAGTGATATATCTGGCACCCGATGTTTACCAGTTACAAGGTTCGCCTACCGATCGCGGTTTGTATATTCATCAAGACTGGCTGAGGCTTGTAGGGTTATCCGCAAATGCAAAAGATACGGTGCTGGCGGATAATCGGGGCCACACTATTGGTGCCACCAGTAAAACAGGTTCATCACCCGCAGAAAGCGTATTTATAACCGGAACCGGCTTTTCCGCTTATAACCTGACGATTGGTAACTACTGTAACGTGGATTTGGTTTATCCCAGAAATCCCGCTCTGAATCAGCCTAAACGGACAGACACAATTACCCAGGCTTATGCAATCGGGGCTCATCATCCTGATAAAATATTAGATAAATATGTTTTCGACAACGTACGTTTTATCAGCATGCTGGACACTATTGCGCTAGGGGAAGTGCGGCGGGTTTACTACCATAACGTGTATGTCCAGGGGACCGATGATTTTTTAGGTGGCGGAAATGTGCAAGTTCTTAAAAACAGCACTATTCATAGCTATACCAGCCGACCAATCTATATTGCAGGTAAATCGGGTACTGCATTTATCAACGTGCAATGGGATATCGATTTTGCTGAAACGCAACCCTTGTACCTCACTAAAATGGCCTCCCGCTTATTCTTGAAGAACGTTAACTTTAATGATCTCAATAATAAAGTCACTACTGTACATACCGCTCCCTACCCCAAACCTGACATCCAAAGTTACACGTATAACATCACGTTAAATGGCAATCCGATAGCGTTACAACCTGCCAGCACGGTCATTTCCCTTACAAAAAAACAGGCCGATATTCTCACAGCAAACGCATTGTTGGCGGGTGACGATAGCTGGTCGCCAGACAGCAACAACGCTTCATCCACGCCCTCGCCACTCGCGATGCAAATCGAGGGGCCGCAGCACTTGCTGGCTGGTGGCGACAGCATTACGTTTACCGCAAAAAGCTTTCCCAAACGTACAGTGGAGGACATAACGTGGAAGGTCAGCAAACCGATTGTCGATATAAAAAATATTGAGGAGGGCGTTGTTTCGATTAGTAGCCAATATAACGGCGAATATCCGCAAAAGGTTACGCTAACTGCCAGCGCAGAAAACGGGATCTACAGCAATACGACGTTTGCGGTAAAACCTGTAAAACTGCCCGCCCCACCCTTCGCATCGGCACCGCAGATTACATTAGAAAACGGTAAATTGTACCTACACTATAAACTGGACTTAGCGTTCGCGGGCGGTATTCATGCGGATAAGTCTCTCATCCACTGGTACCGCAACGACAGCAGCGGCAATCAAACCATGGTGGCAACTTCGCGTCTAAACCAGCCTTTACAACAATACACATTAGTACCCGCCGATATCGGGCAGACAATAACCGCCGCTATTACTCCTAAAAGCCAACGCAGTGATCCCGGCAAAACGTTAACGGTTGACTACGGCCCTGTTTCAGCCGCTAGCATTGCAGATAATGGAGATACCTTTAGCGTGGTTCTGTTACCTCAACAATTTCCCACCCAACGCCAACCCGAGATCAAAAGCGGCTATTGGACGCAAGATACTTACTATCCCAAAGATCAGCAGGTTAATTGGCAGGCAAAAGCTGAAAGGCCATGGCGCTTCGGCAAAGGCATAAATGGCGCGCCTGAATATGGTCTTATGCCGGCTTCTCAAGGCGCCAGGTTACTGTATAGCAGAAGTGCAATTTATAAAGAAATGGAAGTGTTGGCTACGCTTGATACCGAAAAGACGGCCGCGCAAGGTTTTGGTAGCCCGAACGGGCAATATCTTGAATTTTATATCGGCTATAATACCCAAACAAAAAGCGGGTACGCACTACGCATCGAGCGTACTAGCAAGTATGGCTATGCCACAGATTTCACTTTGATGCACTATCAAAATGGTATGGGTAAACCTCTTACGTCTTCAGTAACGGCAACGGCGTTTAACAGCAATACCCACATTACACTTAAACTCGATCATCAGATGTTTAGTGCGCATGTCAGCACCGCAACACCTCTTTCCAAGCAACAGCGAGAGGCGGGGCTAGCTTCACAGGTAAATCTCGTTACACCCGTTACTGAAATTAATGGCGCAGGGTTTGGTCTGCAACACACAGGCACAGTGGGCGAAGGCGGTAGATTTGTACTAAAGAGTTTGCGGGCGGATTATCGTTAA
- a CDS encoding DUF3307 domain-containing protein — MNEWVLLSMLVLAHLVGDFYLQPYRWVASRNRDHHKSPQLTAHALVHGILTLTVLLLFTDEKVGATVILAATVFASHWLIDWIKSYQRPQSMRAFLADQVAHALVLIGVWIIATEQVPAFIKLVNSPSLSYKHIVVVVAYLIILKPTSVIITMLLEPWTKQLTEHAKPSPKQDVAREKLPDTEGSLASAGKGIGYLERILILTFILLNQFSAIGFLMAAKSVFRFGDLRQDQDKKLTEYVMLGTLISFTVTIMVGILTTAIVSQLPTGK; from the coding sequence ATGAACGAATGGGTTTTACTCAGCATGTTAGTATTGGCTCATCTGGTAGGGGATTTTTATCTGCAGCCGTATAGGTGGGTAGCCAGCCGTAATAGAGATCACCATAAATCCCCACAACTTACTGCGCATGCTTTGGTGCATGGAATACTAACGCTAACGGTTCTGTTATTATTTACCGATGAAAAGGTTGGCGCTACGGTAATTTTAGCGGCAACTGTTTTCGCTAGCCACTGGCTAATTGATTGGATTAAGTCTTATCAAAGGCCTCAGAGTATGCGCGCATTTCTTGCTGATCAGGTTGCCCACGCGCTGGTGTTAATAGGGGTATGGATAATTGCCACCGAACAAGTGCCTGCCTTCATAAAACTGGTAAATTCACCCAGTCTGTCATACAAGCACATAGTAGTTGTGGTTGCTTATCTCATTATTCTAAAGCCTACCTCCGTAATCATTACAATGCTCCTCGAACCCTGGACAAAGCAGCTAACTGAGCATGCTAAACCTTCGCCTAAACAGGATGTAGCGCGAGAAAAATTACCGGACACCGAAGGATCGCTGGCATCGGCAGGAAAAGGGATCGGATATCTGGAGCGAATATTGATCCTGACCTTTATTCTACTTAATCAGTTCTCTGCCATTGGTTTTCTAATGGCGGCTAAGTCAGTATTTCGTTTTGGCGATTTGCGGCAGGATCAGGACAAGAAGCTCACAGAATATGTAATGTTAGGCACGCTTATCAGCTTCACCGTTACCATTATGGTTGGCATTCTCACTACCGCCATTGTCAGTCAGCTACCAACGGGAAAATAA
- a CDS encoding retropepsin-like aspartic protease family protein: MTKWCALLLMLIVVTPSVVGKDFDHELTLLASSGGTLYVEASFGSSLTTNFMVDTGSGMVTVNKETFQRLNKLGDAVPAGVSAARLANGKIQKVRLYRVSHFQLGESCDFNDVEVAVIDKGNNILGMSVLSRIAPFAMHMNPPRLAVSNCIESALENEAETVASLPRS; encoded by the coding sequence ATGACAAAATGGTGCGCACTGCTACTGATGTTGATAGTGGTCACCCCGTCCGTAGTGGGAAAAGATTTTGATCATGAACTTACTCTTCTTGCCAGTTCAGGAGGGACACTTTATGTTGAGGCGTCCTTTGGCTCGTCCCTCACCACAAATTTTATGGTAGATACGGGTTCGGGCATGGTGACAGTTAATAAAGAAACTTTCCAAAGACTAAATAAGCTCGGCGATGCTGTACCCGCTGGAGTGTCTGCCGCTCGCCTGGCAAACGGTAAAATTCAAAAGGTCAGGCTGTATCGCGTTTCGCACTTTCAGTTGGGGGAGTCTTGTGATTTCAATGACGTAGAAGTGGCAGTGATTGACAAGGGCAATAACATTTTAGGCATGAGTGTGCTTTCTCGCATTGCTCCCTTTGCTATGCATATGAACCCGCCGCGATTGGCGGTTTCCAACTGTATTGAATCTGCGTTAGAGAATGAAGCAGAGACTGTGGCTTCATTGCCCCGCTCCTGA
- the hmpA gene encoding NO-inducible flavohemoprotein, whose amino-acid sequence MLSQHTIHTVKSTIPLLESAGTSVTDYFYNRMFRHNPELKDTFNISNQKTGKQPFALFSAIAAYAKNIDNLDALAPLVERVAHKHTIFFIQPEQYAIVGHHLIETLRELAPEAFTPDVEQAWSEAYQFLADILIGKEAALYEMSRQKQGGWYGLRSFKVAEKKVESDLVTSFRLKPVDGKPVITYTPGQYLGVSIKPVTEVHNQIRQYSLSDKPNGETYRISVKRETNPEKGIVSHYLHEAIKEGDTLDVYPPAGAFYLRDSHKPAVLISAGVGLTPMMSMLETMKADNPERSVYFLHACESARQHSFKTRIEELAATGISIAPMFWYIQPHEETGVYQGLMELSPVAHDLPLADGEFYLCGPTGFMAFIKHQLIAMGVNEANIFYEVFGPHDDL is encoded by the coding sequence ATGCTTAGCCAACACACAATCCATACCGTAAAATCCACCATCCCGTTGCTGGAATCAGCTGGGACGTCGGTGACCGACTATTTTTACAACCGCATGTTCAGACATAATCCTGAACTTAAAGACACTTTTAACATTAGCAATCAGAAAACCGGTAAACAGCCATTCGCTTTGTTCAGCGCTATTGCTGCTTATGCTAAGAACATTGACAATCTTGATGCGCTTGCCCCTCTGGTTGAACGCGTTGCACACAAACACACCATATTTTTTATACAACCCGAACAGTACGCGATTGTAGGGCATCATTTAATCGAGACACTCCGCGAGTTGGCGCCTGAAGCATTTACTCCTGACGTTGAGCAAGCCTGGAGCGAGGCTTACCAGTTTCTTGCCGATATTCTCATTGGTAAAGAAGCAGCACTTTATGAAATGTCTCGTCAAAAACAAGGTGGCTGGTACGGCCTGCGCTCATTTAAAGTAGCTGAGAAAAAAGTAGAGTCGGACCTGGTAACCAGCTTCCGGCTAAAACCCGTTGACGGCAAACCAGTCATAACCTATACGCCGGGGCAGTATTTAGGCGTTAGTATCAAACCGGTTACAGAAGTACACAACCAGATTCGCCAGTATTCCCTTTCTGATAAGCCTAACGGTGAGACCTATCGTATTAGCGTTAAGCGGGAAACAAATCCCGAAAAAGGCATTGTTTCACATTATCTCCATGAAGCTATCAAAGAAGGAGATACACTTGATGTGTATCCACCTGCTGGCGCTTTTTATCTTCGCGATAGCCACAAACCTGCAGTGTTAATATCAGCAGGCGTCGGGCTCACGCCGATGATGTCGATGTTAGAAACAATGAAAGCCGACAATCCGGAACGCAGCGTTTACTTCCTGCACGCTTGTGAATCTGCGCGTCAGCATTCTTTTAAAACAAGGATAGAAGAACTCGCTGCAACAGGAATATCTATCGCGCCGATGTTCTGGTATATACAGCCCCACGAGGAAACTGGAGTATACCAGGGGCTAATGGAGCTCTCTCCCGTTGCCCATGATTTACCCCTTGCAGATGGCGAATTTTATCTCTGTGGCCCCACCGGCTTTATGGCGTTCATTAAGCACCAGCTGATAGCCATGGGTGTTAATGAAGCAAATATTTTTTACGAAGTATTTGGCCCCCACGACGACCTGTAA